In Candidatus Epulonipiscium sp., a single genomic region encodes these proteins:
- a CDS encoding SoxR reducing system RseC family protein, with the protein MKELEKGEIGKVIDVREKFISVSMIRNEACQKCGACTHGYKAEEMILEADNLCSAKIGDWVEIDLEYSDFLKATFIMYGIPLMSLFIGFFLGYYGSIYLGYENIQEPAGIVSGFIFMAISYLWIRLREKRWQSQNYRPAAVKIVKK; encoded by the coding sequence ATGAAAGAATTAGAAAAAGGAGAAATCGGAAAAGTAATTGATGTACGGGAAAAGTTCATTAGTGTAAGCATGATAAGAAATGAGGCTTGCCAAAAATGTGGTGCCTGCACCCATGGATATAAAGCCGAGGAAATGATATTAGAGGCTGATAATTTGTGTAGTGCAAAGATAGGGGATTGGGTAGAAATTGATTTGGAGTATTCGGACTTTCTTAAGGCTACATTTATTATGTATGGAATACCTTTGATGTCATTGTTTATTGGCTTTTTCCTAGGGTATTATGGTTCCATATATTTGGGTTACGAAAACATACAAGAACCCGCAGGGATAGTCAGTGGTTTTATATTTATGGCTATTTCTTATCTATGGATTCGTTTAAGAGAAAAAAGATGGCAAAGCCAAAATTATCGTCCGGCAGCAGTGAAAATTGTAAAAAAATAA
- a CDS encoding tRNA threonylcarbamoyladenosine dehydratase, with protein MLHPFSRTELLLGQGAMEKLYKSKVAVFGVGGVGSYVVEGLARSGIGKFILVDNDTVCITNINRQLHATTKTVGQPKVEVMKNRILEINPKVEVITHQTFFLPETSDKIIDEDCDYIVDAIDTVTGKIELVLQAKKRNIPIISCLGAGNKLDPTRFEVDDIYNTSICPLAKIMRKELRGRGIDTLKVVYSKESPIMPKEDDELALRDSHQNPISKRRIPGSVSFVPSVAGLIIAGEVLKDLISNR; from the coding sequence ATGCTACATCCATTTTCAAGAACCGAGCTTCTTTTAGGACAGGGAGCAATGGAAAAATTGTATAAGAGTAAGGTTGCCGTATTTGGTGTAGGGGGAGTAGGAAGTTACGTAGTAGAAGGTTTAGCCCGTTCGGGTATTGGTAAATTTATTCTAGTAGACAACGATACGGTTTGTATTACTAATATCAACCGTCAACTCCATGCCACTACTAAAACCGTGGGTCAACCTAAGGTAGAAGTAATGAAAAATCGTATATTAGAAATAAATCCTAAAGTAGAAGTAATAACTCATCAAACCTTTTTTCTCCCGGAAACTTCTGATAAGATTATCGATGAAGATTGTGATTATATAGTAGATGCCATCGATACAGTAACCGGGAAAATAGAATTGGTACTTCAGGCAAAAAAAAGAAATATACCGATTATAAGTTGTTTGGGAGCAGGAAATAAGCTAGACCCCACAAGATTTGAAGTGGATGATATATATAATACCTCTATCTGTCCCTTGGCAAAGATAATGCGAAAAGAATTAAGAGGCAGGGGAATCGATACTTTAAAGGTGGTATATTCAAAGGAATCTCCTATCATGCCGAAAGAAGACGATGAATTAGCCCTTAGGGATTCACATCAAAATCCTATAAGTAAAAGGCGAATTCCAGGAAGTGTTTCTTTTGTCCCGTCTGTTGCGGGGTTGATTATTGCCGGTGAAGTCCTTAAAGATTTGATTTCTAATAGATAG
- the aspS gene encoding aspartate--tRNA ligase encodes MGESMVGLKRTHYCTQVKENFIGEEVVVMGWVQKRRNLGSLIFIDLRDRSGILQVVFDENDINEEGFRKAETLRSEFVIGVRGKVRKRESINPNIETGYVEIIATELLILSEAETPPFAIEENSSVKEDLRLRYRYLDLRRPDLQKNLMLRHRVAQSVRTFLDNEGFLEIETPMLARSTPEGARDYLVPSRIHQGDFYALPQSPQTFKQLLMVSGFDRYFQIVKCFRDEDLRADRQPEFTQIDMELSFVQVEDVIDINERLLKKVFKDAIGIDIPLPIPRLTYQKAMDRFGSDKPDIRFGIELTDISEVVKDSGFKVFEGAIQNGGSVRGINAKGCGNFPRKQVDSLVEVGKTYGAKGIAWISLGEDGNLKSSFTKFLSEDTTKAILEIMDAENGDLLLFCADKNSVVYDALGNLRLEVAKRLELTEKGDFNFVWITEFPLLEWDEEEKRFVAKHHPFTMPMDEDIKLLDTDPGKVRAKAYDICLNGVELGGGSIRINQTDIQEKMFSVLGFTKEAAYKNFGFLLNAFKYGVPPHGGLAYGLDRMVMLMAEEDSIRDVIAFPKVKDASCPMTEAPGKVSEKQLDELGLKVDLK; translated from the coding sequence ATGGGAGAATCAATGGTAGGTCTAAAGAGAACCCACTACTGTACCCAAGTAAAAGAAAATTTTATTGGCGAAGAAGTAGTAGTAATGGGGTGGGTACAAAAAAGAAGAAATTTAGGCAGTTTAATATTTATAGATTTAAGAGATAGAAGTGGAATTTTACAAGTTGTTTTTGATGAAAACGATATAAACGAAGAGGGCTTTAGAAAGGCAGAAACCCTAAGAAGTGAATTTGTAATAGGAGTAAGGGGGAAGGTTCGTAAAAGGGAGAGCATTAATCCTAATATAGAAACGGGATATGTAGAAATTATAGCAACAGAACTTCTTATACTTTCCGAAGCAGAAACTCCACCCTTTGCCATAGAAGAAAATAGCTCAGTAAAAGAGGATCTTCGTCTTAGATATCGGTATCTGGACCTTAGGAGACCCGATTTACAAAAAAATCTTATGCTTAGGCATAGGGTCGCACAATCTGTAAGGACTTTTTTAGACAATGAAGGTTTTCTAGAAATAGAAACCCCTATGCTTGCTAGGAGCACTCCGGAAGGAGCAAGGGATTACTTAGTACCAAGCCGTATTCATCAAGGAGATTTCTACGCCCTTCCACAATCTCCACAAACTTTTAAGCAACTTTTAATGGTGTCAGGTTTTGATAGGTATTTCCAAATTGTAAAATGTTTTAGGGATGAGGACTTAAGAGCTGATAGACAGCCTGAGTTTACACAAATTGATATGGAATTATCCTTTGTGCAAGTGGAGGATGTTATAGATATTAATGAAAGACTTCTCAAAAAGGTATTTAAGGATGCTATAGGGATAGACATTCCATTGCCCATTCCAAGGTTGACTTATCAAAAAGCTATGGATAGATTTGGTAGTGATAAACCTGATATCCGTTTTGGTATTGAGCTTACGGATATTTCTGAAGTGGTTAAAGATAGCGGTTTTAAAGTATTTGAAGGAGCAATCCAAAATGGCGGGAGCGTGAGGGGAATAAATGCCAAGGGTTGTGGAAACTTCCCAAGAAAGCAGGTAGATTCCTTAGTTGAGGTAGGGAAAACCTATGGAGCAAAGGGAATAGCATGGATTTCCCTTGGAGAAGATGGAAACCTTAAGTCAAGTTTTACAAAATTTCTGTCAGAAGATACTACCAAGGCTATTTTAGAGATTATGGATGCAGAAAATGGAGATCTCTTATTGTTTTGTGCAGATAAAAATTCAGTTGTATATGATGCCTTGGGAAATCTTCGTTTAGAAGTAGCAAAACGCTTGGAACTTACGGAAAAAGGTGATTTTAACTTTGTATGGATAACTGAGTTCCCACTTCTTGAGTGGGATGAAGAAGAAAAAAGATTTGTGGCTAAGCATCATCCATTTACAATGCCAATGGATGAAGATATTAAACTTTTAGATACAGACCCAGGCAAGGTACGGGCAAAGGCCTATGATATCTGCCTTAACGGGGTGGAATTAGGTGGAGGAAGTATCCGCATCAATCAAACAGATATTCAGGAGAAGATGTTTTCTGTCCTAGGATTTACTAAAGAGGCGGCTTATAAGAACTTCGGATTCTTACTTAATGCATTCAAATACGGAGTACCACCTCATGGAGGATTAGCCTACGGCCTTGATAGAATGGTTATGCTTATGGCTGAGGAAGACAGTATCAGAGATGTAATAGCCTTCCCTAAGGTAAAGGATGCCTCTTGTCCAATGACAGAAGCGCCGGGAAAGGTTTCCGAGAAACAATTGGATGAATTGGGATTAAAGGTTGATTTGAAATAA